The nucleotide sequence GAAAAACGAGAAGTTTCTGCTCCTAAAAAACAATCAAAACAGGGGGTTATAAAAGAATGGGGCTTTGTTTTTAAATCGGGTATAGAATTAGTACTTTTGCAGACCATTTAGAATTATATATGAGCTTTTTAGAAGAAATACAAAAAAGAAGAACGTTCGGAATCATTTCACATCCCGATGCTGGTAAAACCACATTGACAGAGAAATTACTACTCTTTGGAGGAGCGATTCAAGAGGCGGGTGCCGTGAAAAACAACAAAATCAAGAAAGGCGCGACGAGTGACTTTATGGAAATCGAACGCCAAAGAGGGATTTCGGTTTCTACTTCGGTCTTAGCGTTTAACTATAAAGAGAAGAAAATTAATATTCTGGATACTCCTGGTCACAAGGATTTTGCCGAGGACACTTTTAGAACGCTCACGGCGGTTGATAGTGTGATTGTGGTGATTGACGTTGCCAAAGGGGTTGAGGAACAAACGGAAAAATTAGTTTCGGTTTGTAGAATGCGTAACATACCGATTATTGTTTTCATTAACAAACTGGACCGTGAGGGTAAAGATGCCTTTGACTTGATGGACGAGGTGGAACAAAAATTAGGCTTGAGAGTTACACCGTTGAGTTTCCCTATTGGTATGGGGTACGATTTTCAGGGAATTTACAATATGTGGGAGCAAAACATCAACTTATTTAGTGGTGATAGCCGTAAGAACATTGAGGAAACAATTGCTTTCTCGGACGTTCAAAATCCTGAATTAGAAAAAATCATTGGCGAAAAACCAGCCAATAAGCTTCGTGAAGAATTAGAATTGATTGATGAAGTTTATCCTCCGTTTGACCGTCAAGAGTATTTGGATGGAAAACTACAACCTGTATTTTTTGGTTCGGCTTTGAATAATTTTGGTGTTCGTGAGTTGCTAGATTGCTTTGTAACCATTGCACCTTCTCCACGACCAAAAGAATCTGAAACGCGTTTGGTTGATCCTGCAGAAACCAAATTATCAGGCTTTGTGTTTAAAATCCATGCGAATATGGATCCAAAACACCGTGACCGTTTGGCTTTTATCAAGATTGTTTCGGGAACTTTTGAGCGCAACAAACCCTATTACCATGTGCGCCAAAAGAAAAATTTAAAATTTTCGAGTCCGAATGCCTTTTTTGCTGAGAAAAAGGAAATCGTGGATATTTCGTATCCAGGAGACATTGTAGGACTACACGATACCGGAAACTTTAAAATTGGAGACACTCTGACTGAGGGGGAATTGATGAGTTTCAAAGGAATTCCGAGTTTCTCTCCAGAGCACTTTAGATACATCAATAACGCCGACCCAATGAAAGCGAAACAGCTAGACAAAGGAGTGGATCAGTTGATGGACGAAGGAGTAGCGCAGTTGTTTACACTTGAAATGAATAATCGTAAGGTAATTGGTACTGTTGGAGCACTGCAATACGAGGTAATTCAATACCGTTTAGAGCACGAATACGGTGCAAAATGTACCTATGAAAACTTCCCAGTTCACAAGGCTTGTTGGGTAAAACCTGACGATGCTAAGAATGCCGAGTTTAAAGAGTTCTTGCGTATCAAACAAAAATTCTTGGCCAAAGATAAATACGGTCAATTGGTTTTCCTTGCTGATTCTGATTTCACCATTCAGATGACACAGAACAAATACCCAACGGTAAAGCTGTTCTTTACTTCGGAATTTGATTAAGTTGAAATAACCACAGATTCGCAGATTTTATATGAAACTGGTAGTTTTATATTGATGATGACTATACCAAAGCAAAACGCCAATTTGAAAATTCAAATTGGCGTTTTCTTTTAGTACCAGTTGTAAGAACTTAAAACTAAGACGTTATTTTTTATAACATAAATTTCTCTTTACCAAATAACACACTTCCTTCATTTGTCTTTATCACTTCACACCGCTAGGAGGATGCAAACTTAATAAGCGTTAATAATAACGTAATTACTATATACTACTATAATATAAAATTAAAAGTTCCTTTATATACAGTTTATCAACCAAAATAAACAAGTTGAACCAATCCATTACAGCTCTAAAACAAACCTATTTCTTTTGAAACAGGGTTTTCAAAGACTCGAGGGTTTAGCCCTACTTCCCTTAAAAGAAAGGCGACGACATACTCTCCCACAAAAATGTAATACCATCTGCGCAGGCAGACATAACTACTCTGTTCGGATTAAATTTCACCTTATTTTTAAAAAAATAAAACAAAAAATCCCCATCAAATAAATGACAAGAACTAAGAATACTTCCGTTTTAGTGAAAATGCAATAAAACAAAAAACCCGTTTCGTTAGAAACAGGGATTTCAAAGGCTCGAGGCCTTAGCCCGAACTGAGCAAAGCTAAAGGCGACGACATACTCTCCCAAAAATGTATTACCATCTGCGCTGGCGGGCTTAACTACTCTGTTCGGATTAAATTTTACCTTATTTTAAAAAAAAATAAAACAAAAATCCACTTCAAATAAATGACAAGGATTAAGAATATTTTCGCTTTAGTAAAAATGCTATAAAACAAAAAAAACCGTTTCGTTAGAAATAGGGTTTTCAAAGACTCAAGGCCTTAGCCCGAACTGAGCGAAGCTAAAGGCGACGACATACTCTCCCACAAAATGCAATACAATCTGCGCAGGCAGACATAACTACTCTGTTCGGATTAAATTTTACCTTATTTTTTTAAAAAATAATACAAAAATCCTCATCAAATAAATGACAAGGATTAAGAATACTTCCGTTTTAGTGAAAATGCTATAAAACAAAAAACCCCGTTTCGTTAGAAACAGGGTTTCAAAGACTCAAGGCCTTAGCCCGAACTGAGCGAAGCTAAAGGCGACGACATACTCTCCCACAAAAATGTAATACCATCTGCGCAGGCAGACATAACTACTCTGTTCGGATTAAATTTTACCTTATTTTTTAAAAAAATAAAACAAAATGCTATAAAACAAAAAACCCTGTTTCGTTAGAAACAGGGTTTTCAAAAGAAAGGCGACGACATACTCTCCCACAAAAATGCAGTACCATCTGCGCTGGCGGGCTTAACTACTCTGTTCGGGATGGGAAGAGGTGAGCCCCGCCGCAATAACCACCTTAAGGTCGCTTTGCAATGGGTAAATAGCTTGAGCTAATTAACATTACACAATATCTTAACATACTGAGATAAAGAAAAAAATATTTGTATTACTAGAAAGTTTCTTCCCCCCACACTTGCGTGCTTTCTCCCCCTCCTTCGGAGGAGGTTAGGGGGGAGGATTTGTACATAAGCTTACGGATTATTAGTACTACTCGACTATGACATTACTGCCTTTACATCTATAGCCTATCAACGTGGTCATCTCCCACGATCCTTAAAAGAAATCTCATCTTGTGGTGGGTTTCGCGCTTATATGCTTTCAGCGCTTATCCCTTCCAAACGTAGCTACTCTGCAGTGCCACTGGCGTGACAACAGATACACTAGAGGTTTGTCCAATTCGGTCCTCTCGTACTAGAATCAGATCCACTCAAATTTCTTGCGCCCACAGTAGATAGAGACCGAACTGTCTCACGACGTTCTGAACCCAGCTCGCGTGCCACTTTAATGGGCGAACAGCCCAACCCTTGGGACCTTCTCCAGCCCCAGGATGTGACGAGCCGACATCGAGGTGCCAAACCCCCCGTCGATATGAGCTCTTGGGGGAGATCAGCCTGTTATCCCCGGCGTACCTTTTATCCTTTGAGCGATGGCCCTTCCATGCGGAACCACCGGATCACTATGCTCTACTTTCGTACCTGATCGACCTGTATGTCTCTCAGTCAAGCTCCCTTATGCCATTGCACTCTTCGCACGGTTACCAAGCGTACTGAGGGAACCTTTAGAAGCCTCCGTTACTCTTTTGGAGGCGACCACCCCAGTCAAACTACCCACCAAGCAATGTCCTCCGCAACGCGGAGTTAGGCCTCAGATAAACAAAGGGTTGTATTTCAACAATGACTCCACAACGCCTAGCGACGCCACTTCACAGTCTCCAACCTATCCTACACATCATTTATCCAAGGTCAATACTAAGCTATAGTAAAGGTGCACAGGGTCTTTTCGTCCCACTGCGGGTAAACGGCATCTTCACCGTTACTACAATTTCACCGAGCTCATGGCTGAGACAGTGTCCAGATCGTTACACCATTCGTGCAGGTCGGAACTTACCCGACAAGGAATTTCGCTACCTTAGGACCGTTATAGTTACGGCCGCCGTTTACTGGGGCTTCAATTCAATGCTTCTCCGAAGATAACATCTCCTCTTAACCTTCCAGCACCGGGCAGGTGTCAGGCCCTATACTTCATCTTACGATTTTGCAGAGCCCTGTGTTTTTGATAAACAGTCGCCTGGACCTCTTCACTGCGGCCAGCATTGCTGCTGGCGACCCTTCTCCCGAAGTTACGGGTCTATTTTGCCTAATTCCTTAGCCATGAATCTCTCGAGCACCTTAGAATTCTCATCTCGACTACCTGTGTCGGTTTGCGGTACGGGTACTATTAACCTGAAGTTTAGAGGTTTTTCTTGGAAGCCCTTAGGTACACTATCTCTTTGTCCGAAGACGCCGAGTACTATCGTAATTCCCCAAGCCGCGTGGATTTGCCTGCGCAGCCTATAGGTACATACTTCAACGAACTATTCCGTCAGTTCGCGGTACTTTCATCACTCCGTCACCCCATCACAGTTAACAGTAGTACGGGAATATTAACCCGTTGTCCATCGACTGTCCCTTTCGGGTTCGCCTTAGGTCCCGACTAACCCACAG is from Flavobacterium sp. NG2 and encodes:
- a CDS encoding peptide chain release factor 3; translated protein: MSFLEEIQKRRTFGIISHPDAGKTTLTEKLLLFGGAIQEAGAVKNNKIKKGATSDFMEIERQRGISVSTSVLAFNYKEKKINILDTPGHKDFAEDTFRTLTAVDSVIVVIDVAKGVEEQTEKLVSVCRMRNIPIIVFINKLDREGKDAFDLMDEVEQKLGLRVTPLSFPIGMGYDFQGIYNMWEQNINLFSGDSRKNIEETIAFSDVQNPELEKIIGEKPANKLREELELIDEVYPPFDRQEYLDGKLQPVFFGSALNNFGVRELLDCFVTIAPSPRPKESETRLVDPAETKLSGFVFKIHANMDPKHRDRLAFIKIVSGTFERNKPYYHVRQKKNLKFSSPNAFFAEKKEIVDISYPGDIVGLHDTGNFKIGDTLTEGELMSFKGIPSFSPEHFRYINNADPMKAKQLDKGVDQLMDEGVAQLFTLEMNNRKVIGTVGALQYEVIQYRLEHEYGAKCTYENFPVHKACWVKPDDAKNAEFKEFLRIKQKFLAKDKYGQLVFLADSDFTIQMTQNKYPTVKLFFTSEFD